From one Lotus japonicus ecotype B-129 chromosome 3, LjGifu_v1.2 genomic stretch:
- the LOC130743809 gene encoding uncharacterized protein LOC130743809, whose protein sequence is MFNPIAVAVAVAAVVILIGWVHRAIKPPPPTACGSVGGPPVTSPRVKLSDGRHLAYREFGVPKEEARYKMIIIHGYGDSKDSKLINVSQELVEDLGIYFLSFDRAGYGESDPNPLRSVKSEAYDIQELADKVQIGDKFYVLGMSMGGYSAWSCLNYISHRLLGVALVAPVLNYFGMPSFPDNLLKEALRMLPKSDRWTLRVAHYAPWLFYWWRTQKWFPTLSPVNLETLPHEDIEAIKSLPEDPNMGQKATQQGTYESLHRDLIVALGKWEFGPTEIKNPFPDNDGAVHLWQGSKDTIISCMLMRYIAHKQPWIHYHELPNAGHMFIKSRNECESIIRALLAS, encoded by the exons ATGTTTAATCCAATAGcagtggcggtggcggtggcggcggtggtgattCTCATAGGGTGGGTACATAGGGCCATAAAGCCTCCTCCTCCAACAGCATGTGGATCTGTTGGTGGTCCTCCAGTCACTTCACCAAGAGTGAAACTCAGTGATGGAAGGCATTTGGCCTATAGGGAATTTGGTGTTCCAAAGGAAGAAGCTAGGTACAAGATGATTATCATTCATGGATATGGCGATTCCAAAGATTCAAAATTGATTAATGTTTCTCAA GAACTTGTTGAAGATCTAGGGATATATTTCCTCTCCTTTGACAGAGCAGGTTACGGCGAGAGTGATCCAAATCCATTGCGTTCAGTGAAGAGTGAAGCATATGATATTCAAGAACTAGCTGATAAAGTGCAAATTGGGGATAAATTTTATGTCCTTGGAATGTCAATGGGAGGCTACTCTGCTTGGAGCTGCCTAAACTACATTTCACATAG ATTATTAGGAGTAGCATTGGTAGCTCCAGTGCTAAATTACTTTGGGATGCCCTCTTTTCCTGATAATTTATTAAAAGAGGCTCTTCGGATGCTACCTAAGTCAGACCGGTGGACACTTCGAGTTGCTCATTACGCCCCTTGGTTGTTCTATTGGTGGAGGACTCAAAAATGGTTCCCAACATTGTCGCCGGTAAATCTTGAAACGTTGCCTCATGAGGATATAGAGGCCATAAAGAGCTTGCCAGAAGATCCAAACATGGGCCAG AAAGCAACTCAGCAAGGTACATATGAATCATTACACCGAGACTTAATAGTTGCTTTGGGAAAGTGGGAGTTTGGCCCAACAGAGATAAAAAATCCATTCCCTGACAATGATGGTGCTGTTCACCTTTGGCAAGGCTCCAAGGATACGATAATTTCATGTATGCTGATGCGTTACATCGCACACAAACAACCTTGGATTCATTATCATGAGCTTCCTAATGCGGGGCATATGTTCATCAAATCGAGAAATGAATGTGAATCTATAATTAGAGCACTTCTAGCCTCATAA
- the LOC130709553 gene encoding uncharacterized protein LOC130709553 isoform X1 — protein sequence MADALEELGQDSLKATSDIKNLRASTYHGDSWMKMKPPPSKGPAVTSPRIRLSDGRHLAYKERGVLKEKSRYKVILVHGYDSSKDLYLPLSQEVMDELGLYVVTFDRAGYGESDPNPKRNVKSEAFDIQELADELQLGPKFNVIGLSIGTYAVWACLKYIPHRLAGVTLVVPVINFWWPSFPSKLANEVFKKQLKRDQWKLRIAHYAPGLLYWWMTQKWFPCDSITERHPILFNKRDMETIQQMSQVPMPHEYKIRQQGEYESLYRDLIVHFGRWEFDPMELESPFPQNEGSVYLWQGHEDKLVPFELQQYLAKKLPWISYHEVPDGGHLMIHEKYLCEAIFRQLLLGEEPIIK from the exons ATGGCGGACGCGTTGGAGGAATTGGGTCAAGATTCGCTTAAGGCGACCAGTGACATCAAAAACTTACGGGCGAGCACGTACCATGGAGACAGTTGGATG AAAATGAAACCTCCTCCATCAAAAGGTCCTGCTGTTACTTCACCAAGAATCAGGCTCAGTGATGGAAGACATTTGGCATACAAGGAAAGAGGTGTTCTTAAAGAAAAATCCAGATACAAGGTTATTCTTGTCCATGGCTATGACAGCTCCAAGGATTTGTATTTGCCACTTTCTCAA GAAGTCATGGATGAGCTGGGTTTGTACGTTGTGACATTTGACAGAGCAGGGTATGGAGAAAGTGATCCAAACCCAAAGCGCAATGTGAAAAGTGAAGCATTTGATATCCAAGAACTAGCTGATGAATTGCAGCTAGGTCCAAAATTTAATGTCATTGGACTCTCCATAGGAACTTATGCAGTCTGGGCCTGCCTCAAATACATACCCCACAG GCTAGCTGGTGTCACACTGGTAGTTCCTGTGATCAATTTCTGGTGGCCTTCTTTTCCTTCAAAATTGGCCAACGAGGTATTCAAGAAGCAACTTAAAAGGGATCAATGGAAATTGCGGATTGCACATTATGCCCCAGGATTGTTATATTGGTGGATGACCCAGAAGTGGTTCCCTTGTGATTCTATAACGGAAAGACATCCAATACTATTTAACAAAAGGGACATGGAAACTATACAACAAATGTCACAAGTACCTATGCCCCATGAG TATAAGATACGACAGCAAGGTGAATATGAATCTCTGTATCGAGATCTAATAGTGCATTTTGGAAGGTGGGAATTTGACCCAATGGAGCTAGAAAGTCCATTCCCACAAAATGAGGGAAGTGTCTACCTTTGGCAGGGTCATGAGGACAAGCTTGTTCCATTTGAACTACAACAATACCTTGCCAAGAAACTACCTTGGATAAGTTACCATGAAGTTCCTGATGGGGGACATTTGATGATTCATGAAAAATATTTGTGTGAAGCCATTTTCAGACAGCTTTTGCTTGGAGAAGAACCAATAATCAAATAG
- the LOC130709553 gene encoding uncharacterized protein LOC130709553 isoform X2 — MKPPPSKGPAVTSPRIRLSDGRHLAYKERGVLKEKSRYKVILVHGYDSSKDLYLPLSQEVMDELGLYVVTFDRAGYGESDPNPKRNVKSEAFDIQELADELQLGPKFNVIGLSIGTYAVWACLKYIPHRLAGVTLVVPVINFWWPSFPSKLANEVFKKQLKRDQWKLRIAHYAPGLLYWWMTQKWFPCDSITERHPILFNKRDMETIQQMSQVPMPHEYKIRQQGEYESLYRDLIVHFGRWEFDPMELESPFPQNEGSVYLWQGHEDKLVPFELQQYLAKKLPWISYHEVPDGGHLMIHEKYLCEAIFRQLLLGEEPIIK, encoded by the exons ATGAAACCTCCTCCATCAAAAGGTCCTGCTGTTACTTCACCAAGAATCAGGCTCAGTGATGGAAGACATTTGGCATACAAGGAAAGAGGTGTTCTTAAAGAAAAATCCAGATACAAGGTTATTCTTGTCCATGGCTATGACAGCTCCAAGGATTTGTATTTGCCACTTTCTCAA GAAGTCATGGATGAGCTGGGTTTGTACGTTGTGACATTTGACAGAGCAGGGTATGGAGAAAGTGATCCAAACCCAAAGCGCAATGTGAAAAGTGAAGCATTTGATATCCAAGAACTAGCTGATGAATTGCAGCTAGGTCCAAAATTTAATGTCATTGGACTCTCCATAGGAACTTATGCAGTCTGGGCCTGCCTCAAATACATACCCCACAG GCTAGCTGGTGTCACACTGGTAGTTCCTGTGATCAATTTCTGGTGGCCTTCTTTTCCTTCAAAATTGGCCAACGAGGTATTCAAGAAGCAACTTAAAAGGGATCAATGGAAATTGCGGATTGCACATTATGCCCCAGGATTGTTATATTGGTGGATGACCCAGAAGTGGTTCCCTTGTGATTCTATAACGGAAAGACATCCAATACTATTTAACAAAAGGGACATGGAAACTATACAACAAATGTCACAAGTACCTATGCCCCATGAG TATAAGATACGACAGCAAGGTGAATATGAATCTCTGTATCGAGATCTAATAGTGCATTTTGGAAGGTGGGAATTTGACCCAATGGAGCTAGAAAGTCCATTCCCACAAAATGAGGGAAGTGTCTACCTTTGGCAGGGTCATGAGGACAAGCTTGTTCCATTTGAACTACAACAATACCTTGCCAAGAAACTACCTTGGATAAGTTACCATGAAGTTCCTGATGGGGGACATTTGATGATTCATGAAAAATATTTGTGTGAAGCCATTTTCAGACAGCTTTTGCTTGGAGAAGAACCAATAATCAAATAG